In Nitrospiraceae bacterium, one genomic interval encodes:
- a CDS encoding site-2 protease family protein — MSYMGLPLLFAMVLHEYAHGWVAYRCGDPTAKLQGRLTMNPLAHIDPFGTVILPLLCLLMPGGFFLGWAKPVPVDPRLMHQPRRDMALVAAAGPGMNLILAIGSALLFTSLLSLDASVAQYWSSNDETPAPRSFQTMITLPLAVMAVYSLLINVLLMLFNLIPIPPLDGGRILTCLLPSKPALALMRLEPYGMFILVALIMFDPQIRLIHTVTTTLTHAVSGGILSAAMGLGADATP; from the coding sequence ATGTCCTACATGGGCTTGCCGCTTCTGTTCGCCATGGTCCTCCATGAGTACGCGCACGGCTGGGTTGCCTATCGATGCGGGGACCCGACGGCCAAACTGCAAGGCCGCCTCACGATGAATCCGCTGGCCCACATCGATCCATTCGGCACGGTCATTCTGCCGTTGCTCTGTCTCCTGATGCCGGGTGGATTCTTTCTCGGATGGGCGAAACCGGTTCCGGTCGATCCTCGCCTCATGCATCAGCCAAGACGGGACATGGCGCTCGTGGCCGCGGCGGGGCCCGGGATGAATCTGATCCTCGCGATCGGAAGCGCACTACTCTTTACCAGTCTGCTGTCCCTCGACGCTTCCGTTGCGCAGTATTGGTCTTCCAATGATGAAACTCCAGCGCCGCGGTCGTTCCAGACGATGATCACGCTTCCTCTCGCAGTAATGGCGGTCTATTCGCTCTTAATCAACGTGCTCCTGATGCTCTTCAATCTGATTCCCATTCCCCCACTCGACGGAGGACGCATTCTGACTTGCCTGCTTCCCTCGAAGCCCGCCCTTGCGCTCATGCGCCTCGAGCCGTACGGCATGTTCATCCTGGTGGCACTCATCATGTTCGACCCGCAAATCCGACTCATTCACACCGTCACCACCACCTTGACGCATGCTGTGTCGGGCGGCATCTTGTCAGCGGCAATGGGCCTGGGAGCGGACGCGACGCCATGA
- a CDS encoding MBL fold metallo-hydrolase — MPTLIRKTFSVPPLGCNCSILGDPVTKHTIIIDPGGAHERILHEVRQLGLTVTHIVHTHAHFDHFLASGEIQKATGAPLCLHPDDLGLWKMLEVQCRLFGVPYISAPLPEHWLADEEKLHIGGIEAIALHTPGHTPGSLSLYLPAEQLVLAGDTLFRGSIGRTDLWGGDFDAIEQSIRERLYNLADSTVVVTGHGPETAIGLEKETNQFVRA, encoded by the coding sequence ATGCCGACCTTGATTCGCAAAACGTTCTCCGTTCCTCCGTTAGGATGCAATTGTTCGATCCTGGGTGATCCCGTGACCAAACACACGATTATAATCGACCCGGGCGGAGCACACGAGCGCATTCTGCATGAAGTGCGGCAGCTGGGTCTGACCGTCACGCACATCGTGCATACCCACGCTCATTTTGATCACTTTCTCGCCTCAGGCGAAATCCAGAAGGCGACGGGAGCGCCTCTCTGCCTGCATCCGGACGACTTGGGACTCTGGAAGATGCTTGAGGTACAATGCCGTCTGTTCGGGGTGCCGTACATCTCGGCGCCGCTACCCGAGCATTGGTTGGCCGACGAAGAGAAGCTCCATATCGGTGGAATCGAAGCGATCGCCCTCCATACACCAGGACACACGCCCGGCTCGCTGAGTCTCTACCTGCCGGCCGAACAATTGGTGTTGGCCGGTGACACGTTGTTTCGCGGGAGTATCGGCCGGACGGATCTCTGGGGAGGCGACTTCGACGCCATTGAACAATCTATTCGCGAGCGACTCTATAATCTCGCAGACTCGACGGTCGTGGTAACCGGGCATGGGCCGGAAACCGCGATTGGGCTTGAAAAAGAGACCAATCAATTCGTGCGGGCCTGA
- the pal gene encoding peptidoglycan-associated lipoprotein Pal produces MGKFICTAAMVLVGSVAVLTAGGCGKKSLQAGGEAQSAQQGAMMKGGTGGASSDGAQSGVGSNFPDTSMQSGSSSGLMGLDKNPSEERLGAGGGGMLMAKADSSGSAGRQLEDVRAEQAASAAAGLRDVYFGYDSWTISEEGRQALVRDADWLKTNLAAAIKIEGHCDERGTSAYNLVLGEKRAKSVRNYLVELGISASRLSVVSYGKERPFCEERAESCYQQNRRGHLVVKTAK; encoded by the coding sequence ATGGGGAAATTCATCTGTACGGCAGCGATGGTCTTGGTCGGGAGCGTGGCGGTGTTGACCGCCGGCGGCTGCGGCAAGAAGTCTCTGCAAGCAGGCGGTGAGGCACAATCGGCGCAGCAGGGCGCGATGATGAAAGGTGGAACTGGGGGCGCAAGTTCGGATGGTGCTCAATCGGGTGTCGGGTCGAATTTCCCCGATACGAGCATGCAGTCTGGAAGTTCGAGTGGTCTGATGGGGCTCGACAAAAACCCGTCCGAGGAGCGGCTAGGTGCGGGTGGCGGCGGGATGCTCATGGCGAAAGCCGACTCATCCGGCAGCGCCGGACGACAATTGGAAGATGTCCGTGCAGAGCAAGCCGCTTCAGCGGCTGCCGGGTTGCGCGACGTGTATTTCGGGTACGACAGCTGGACCATCAGCGAAGAGGGCCGGCAAGCCTTAGTACGGGATGCTGACTGGCTCAAGACGAACCTAGCTGCAGCCATCAAAATCGAAGGGCATTGCGACGAGCGCGGGACGTCCGCATACAATCTCGTGCTCGGTGAAAAGCGGGCGAAGTCCGTTCGAAACTACCTTGTCGAACTCGGGATCAGTGCCAGCCGGCTCTCGGTTGTGTCCTATGGCAAAGAGCGACCCTTCTGCGAAGAACGCGCGGAATCCTGCTACCAGCAGAATCGCCGGGGCCATCTTGTCGTCAAGACGGCCAAGTAA
- the xerD gene encoding site-specific tyrosine recombinase XerD: MLLHPMVELYLTHLRIEGGLSVNTLEAYRRDLLKFQAYAHRAGVSLPAQMTSNTVMEFLRSLRDARMSHTSSARCLSAIRGWLRFLRQEHVIDVDPAVGLTSSRRGLKLPKTLSQHEVTALLDLPTQNTREDSRDRAMVELLYATGLRVSELVSVEVGKINLDVGYLFVTGKGSKERVVPMNDHAREAVRHYLHEVRPRLLKQRTSRFLFVTTRGTPMTRQAFWKLLRRRVRRAGITKTISPHMLRHSFATHLLEGGADLRSVQAMLGHATIATTQIYTHVERERLKHVHDRFFPRKHRRAGMGKRSAIRGPQ; the protein is encoded by the coding sequence ATGCTGTTGCATCCGATGGTTGAACTATACTTGACTCACCTCCGCATCGAAGGAGGGCTGTCGGTCAACACGCTGGAGGCCTATCGACGGGACCTGCTCAAATTTCAAGCCTACGCGCATCGGGCTGGTGTGTCGTTGCCCGCACAGATGACCTCCAACACGGTCATGGAGTTTCTTCGCTCTTTGAGAGACGCTCGGATGTCGCACACCTCTTCAGCCCGCTGCTTGTCCGCTATCCGCGGCTGGCTCCGGTTTCTCAGGCAGGAGCATGTGATCGATGTAGATCCTGCCGTCGGATTGACGTCGAGTCGTCGTGGCCTCAAACTGCCGAAAACCTTGTCTCAGCATGAAGTGACAGCGTTGCTGGATCTACCGACCCAGAACACGCGTGAGGACTCTCGCGACCGGGCGATGGTGGAACTGCTCTATGCGACCGGATTGCGGGTGTCGGAACTTGTTTCGGTGGAAGTTGGAAAGATCAATCTCGATGTCGGCTATCTTTTCGTCACCGGCAAGGGGTCGAAGGAGCGAGTCGTACCGATGAACGATCACGCGCGAGAGGCAGTGCGCCACTACCTCCACGAGGTGCGTCCACGACTGTTGAAGCAACGGACCTCGAGGTTTCTGTTCGTGACGACCCGTGGAACTCCCATGACGAGGCAGGCCTTTTGGAAATTGTTGCGTCGACGCGTGCGACGCGCCGGCATCACGAAGACCATTTCACCGCATATGTTGCGACATTCGTTCGCGACGCATTTGCTCGAGGGAGGGGCCGATCTCCGATCTGTCCAAGCCATGCTCGGACACGCGACCATCGCCACCACCCAAATCTATACGCACGTCGAGCGGGAACGACTCAAGCACGTGCACGATCGATTTTTCCCGCGCAAACATCGTCGAGCGGGAATGGGCAAGAGGTCTGCTATCAGAGGTCCACAGTAA
- the tolB gene encoding Tol-Pal system beta propeller repeat protein TolB encodes MTHRTFLGVTLGGLLLLAGAVGILESGAADVFLEATRPDFQKISLGVVGIQNAGGPDWLGGRIEEVLKKDVKRSLVFDLVDLPSLGIKVREVSNGATAIFKQAADNGVSLLVWGKASLKETGKEADATMEGFVYDSSSDEVVGGKRYAGSSSVIRLMAHRFADELVFRYTGEPGIARTKIAYVGEQGAARELYVMDYDGYDPRQLTADGFLNLMPRWSPDRRFIVFTAYRNRNSQDIDMIELATGKRWTLISYGGLNITPALSPDGNFLAFASSYEGNSELYRLDTRTKAVQRLTVNPSGDLSPSWSPTGRELAFTSDRGGGPQIFLMSSDGTNVRRLTFEGDYNAAPAWSPRGNWIAYVCRTPRKEYKLCVMSPDGQKRMQLTTGPGVDDSPSWSPDGRHLVFSSTAEGKSHIYMINADGKDLERLTFEGTHNSAPAWSPAS; translated from the coding sequence ATGACGCACAGGACATTCCTAGGGGTCACGCTCGGTGGGTTGCTCTTGCTCGCGGGAGCTGTGGGCATTCTCGAATCCGGAGCTGCGGATGTGTTCCTTGAAGCCACGCGTCCAGACTTCCAAAAGATTTCATTGGGTGTGGTGGGAATTCAAAACGCTGGTGGACCGGATTGGCTGGGGGGGCGAATTGAAGAGGTGCTCAAGAAGGATGTGAAGCGGTCCTTGGTGTTCGATCTCGTCGACTTGCCCAGTCTTGGGATTAAAGTTCGGGAGGTCAGCAACGGAGCCACAGCCATCTTTAAACAGGCGGCCGATAATGGCGTGTCTCTGCTCGTATGGGGGAAGGCGAGTCTCAAGGAAACCGGCAAGGAAGCCGACGCGACGATGGAAGGGTTTGTCTACGATAGCAGCAGCGACGAGGTCGTCGGCGGGAAACGCTATGCAGGTTCGTCTTCGGTCATCCGCTTGATGGCGCATCGCTTCGCGGACGAATTAGTTTTTCGGTACACAGGCGAGCCAGGAATCGCCCGCACGAAGATTGCGTATGTCGGGGAACAGGGGGCCGCCCGTGAGCTGTACGTCATGGATTACGACGGTTACGATCCACGTCAGCTGACTGCCGACGGCTTTCTGAATTTGATGCCTCGGTGGTCGCCGGATCGCCGGTTCATCGTGTTTACCGCCTATCGAAATCGCAACTCCCAGGACATCGACATGATCGAACTGGCAACGGGAAAACGGTGGACTCTCATCTCCTATGGCGGCTTGAATATTACGCCGGCTCTATCGCCGGACGGTAACTTCCTCGCATTCGCGTCGAGCTACGAGGGGAACTCCGAGCTGTATCGGTTGGACACGAGAACTAAGGCGGTTCAGCGACTGACCGTCAATCCCTCAGGGGATCTGTCTCCTTCCTGGTCGCCAACGGGCAGAGAACTTGCTTTTACTTCCGATCGTGGAGGGGGGCCGCAAATTTTCCTGATGAGTTCGGATGGTACCAACGTTCGGCGCCTGACCTTTGAAGGTGACTATAATGCCGCACCGGCTTGGTCCCCGCGAGGAAACTGGATTGCCTATGTTTGTCGGACGCCGAGAAAAGAGTATAAATTGTGCGTGATGAGCCCGGACGGACAGAAGCGTATGCAACTGACGACAGGGCCGGGGGTGGACGATTCCCCGTCCTGGTCGCCGGACGGGCGACATCTTGTGTTCAGTTCGACGGCGGAGGGGAAAAGTCATATTTATATGATCAATGCGGATGGCAAAGACCTGGAGCGGCTCACGTTCGAGGGGACGCATAACAGCGCGCCGGCGTGGTCTCCAGCCTCGTAA
- the trpS gene encoding tryptophan--tRNA ligase — translation MTKKRVLSGMQPSGLLHLGNYLGALENWKGLQNEFDCYFFVADWHALSTNYADTSRIREFVRELLIDWLAAEIDPSKATVFVQSRIPEHAILHLLLSMIVPVPWLERNPTYKEKQEEIKERDLSTYGFLGYPVLQAADILLYRPDFVPVGKDQLPHLELTREIARRFNSLYKPVFPEPMEHLTKFPKVLGTDGRKMSKSYGNTINLSDTEPVVRQKLKTMVTDPARIRRNDPGNPDICPVYDFHKIFSTPAVQQQINKECRTAAIGCIDCKKLVADRIVERMTPMWEARAALIKNPARLDDIVEDGSKRAGQVAHQTLQDVNDAIKI, via the coding sequence ATGACCAAGAAGCGGGTCCTGAGCGGTATGCAGCCCAGCGGGTTGCTCCATCTCGGCAACTATCTAGGGGCGTTGGAGAATTGGAAGGGGCTCCAGAACGAGTTCGACTGTTATTTCTTCGTGGCCGACTGGCATGCTCTGTCGACAAACTACGCCGACACGAGTCGGATCCGCGAATTCGTGCGTGAGCTGCTCATCGATTGGCTGGCAGCCGAGATCGATCCGTCAAAGGCCACGGTCTTCGTCCAATCCCGCATCCCCGAGCACGCGATCCTGCACTTACTGTTGTCGATGATCGTCCCGGTGCCCTGGTTGGAGCGCAACCCGACCTACAAGGAAAAACAAGAGGAGATCAAGGAACGCGACCTGAGTACGTATGGGTTCTTGGGCTACCCCGTCCTCCAGGCTGCGGACATTCTATTGTACAGACCGGACTTCGTCCCGGTTGGTAAGGACCAACTCCCTCATTTGGAACTCACCCGCGAGATCGCACGTCGGTTCAACAGCCTTTACAAACCGGTTTTCCCTGAACCGATGGAACACCTCACTAAATTTCCTAAGGTCCTCGGGACTGATGGCAGGAAGATGAGCAAGAGCTATGGGAATACGATCAATCTCTCCGACACGGAACCGGTCGTTCGCCAGAAATTGAAGACCATGGTCACAGACCCGGCGCGGATCCGGCGCAACGACCCGGGCAATCCGGACATCTGTCCCGTCTACGATTTCCATAAGATCTTCTCCACGCCTGCCGTCCAACAGCAGATCAACAAGGAATGCCGGACGGCAGCGATCGGGTGCATCGACTGTAAAAAGCTCGTCGCCGACCGCATCGTGGAACGGATGACCCCGATGTGGGAGGCTCGCGCCGCCCTTATTAAGAATCCAGCCCGCCTGGACGACATCGTCGAAGACGGCAGCAAACGAGCCGGTCAGGTGGCACACCAGACGCTTCAGGATGTCAATGACGCGATAAAGATTTAG
- a CDS encoding penicillin-binding protein activator has translation MINRIVALFGLPTRRSRALLSLLGIVGLISAGISPSAEWWESRPVYAETAKGTPESHPALTQAKRLLDAGQAEEATTILRRFLTTSPKPELLDDAYLLLGAALYETKEFPEALKYLQQLQVEFPDSELSDRGKLMLARVHAAMGNVDLALPILVNLRTLSKDDTAKLEAMHLSGELYLKKKEPVRAIQAWLDEMALAPDDQAEEIHTRISELINGQLDRKTLDRIQELYSRTFPGDLASIRLIEFYVARGEDHQATRQIQQFLNRFPTHPYATKASDLLSTLQVRLKTYQYVLAAVLPLSGKVAPFSNDVLAGIQLAVELNKDHVTGTSVGLIVKDYESERPTFLDDLSRLLTDDHPVAVIGPLLSKSLPVMAELAERTKTPLITPTATIPNVRRLGGYVFSTALTYGMQAKRIASYAIVEQGYRRFCILYPETTYGRELARLFAQEIQQHDGEIIAMESYKEGETDFNAQLKRMKAEDLKKYGLSVPVDPTKMTGKQTKLDKKVLYTPGFDAIFVPGRAQEAGLIAAQLNFHDMKVPFLGTNGWNSPDFARTADQSIDGAIFVDGFFVDSPNPNVQDFVDRYKKRFQATPTLFAMQGYDAARLVLEAIRKGASSGEAVRDYLMTQRDLPTMVGPTSFGSDGTLNRSLFLIQVKRGRFTQLD, from the coding sequence ATGATCAATCGCATCGTCGCGTTGTTTGGTTTGCCGACTCGCAGGAGTCGCGCGCTGTTGAGTCTTCTCGGCATCGTCGGCCTCATCTCAGCAGGCATCAGCCCATCGGCCGAATGGTGGGAGAGTCGACCGGTATATGCCGAAACAGCGAAAGGTACACCGGAATCGCATCCCGCGCTGACCCAAGCCAAACGTCTTCTCGACGCCGGCCAAGCGGAGGAAGCGACCACCATCCTGCGCCGCTTTCTGACCACGTCGCCCAAGCCCGAACTGTTGGACGACGCCTATCTCTTGCTCGGAGCCGCCCTCTACGAAACAAAAGAATTCCCGGAAGCCTTGAAGTACCTCCAGCAATTGCAAGTCGAGTTTCCCGATTCAGAGCTCTCCGACCGGGGCAAGTTAATGTTGGCCCGTGTCCATGCCGCGATGGGGAACGTCGACCTTGCCTTGCCGATCCTTGTCAACCTCCGCACACTCTCGAAAGACGATACGGCCAAACTGGAGGCCATGCACCTGAGCGGCGAGCTGTATTTGAAAAAAAAGGAGCCGGTGCGAGCGATTCAAGCGTGGCTGGATGAAATGGCGCTCGCCCCGGACGATCAAGCTGAGGAAATTCATACTCGTATCAGTGAACTGATCAACGGCCAACTGGACAGGAAAACACTGGACCGGATCCAAGAACTCTATTCGCGAACGTTTCCCGGCGACCTTGCTTCGATTCGTCTGATCGAGTTCTACGTCGCGCGGGGTGAAGATCACCAGGCGACCCGTCAGATTCAGCAGTTTCTGAATCGCTTCCCGACCCACCCCTACGCGACGAAAGCGTCCGATCTCTTGAGCACGCTGCAAGTCAGACTCAAAACTTATCAGTATGTGCTGGCCGCCGTGCTGCCGCTGTCCGGAAAAGTCGCGCCCTTTTCCAACGATGTGTTGGCCGGGATCCAGCTGGCCGTTGAACTCAATAAGGACCACGTCACGGGTACCTCGGTCGGGCTGATCGTGAAAGACTATGAATCCGAGCGGCCCACGTTCCTCGATGACCTGTCCCGGCTGTTGACAGATGATCATCCGGTTGCCGTCATCGGCCCGCTCTTGTCGAAGAGCCTGCCGGTCATGGCCGAATTGGCCGAACGGACCAAGACTCCTCTGATCACGCCGACCGCGACGATCCCGAACGTCCGCCGATTGGGTGGCTATGTGTTCAGCACCGCCCTCACCTATGGGATGCAGGCGAAACGCATTGCATCCTACGCCATTGTCGAGCAGGGATACCGCCGTTTTTGCATTCTCTATCCGGAGACGACCTACGGCCGCGAACTCGCACGGCTCTTTGCCCAGGAGATCCAACAACACGACGGCGAAATCATTGCGATGGAGTCGTATAAGGAAGGCGAGACTGACTTCAACGCGCAACTCAAACGGATGAAGGCGGAGGATTTGAAGAAGTACGGTCTCTCCGTGCCCGTGGATCCGACGAAGATGACCGGGAAACAGACGAAGCTCGACAAGAAAGTGCTCTATACCCCTGGGTTTGACGCGATCTTCGTCCCGGGCCGTGCCCAGGAAGCCGGTCTCATCGCCGCCCAGCTGAATTTTCACGACATGAAGGTGCCATTCCTCGGCACCAACGGATGGAATTCACCGGACTTTGCCCGAACCGCCGACCAGTCGATCGACGGCGCGATCTTTGTGGATGGATTCTTCGTGGACAGCCCCAATCCAAACGTGCAAGACTTCGTCGATCGGTACAAGAAGCGGTTCCAGGCAACCCCGACATTGTTTGCCATGCAGGGCTATGACGCTGCACGACTCGTTCTTGAAGCCATCAGGAAGGGCGCCTCTTCCGGTGAAGCAGTGCGCGACTATCTCATGACCCAACGAGATCTCCCGACGATGGTCGGTCCCACTTCGTTCGGCTCGGACGGGACGCTGAACCGATCCCTGTTCCTGATCCAAGTGAAGCGCGGTCGATTCACACAACTCGATTGA
- a CDS encoding biopolymer transporter ExbD: MTAFESRQRRFLAEINVIPLVDVVLVLLVIFMVTAPMLYRGMDINLPKSATNTIKPEMRTVLTIEKDQRLYLDKDPVGVAQLEQKLKLLKLQHRDVSLYLRADREVPYGIVVQVMDGVKKAGIEKIGMVTEQVGAERVSAPQLIHTPSRKS; this comes from the coding sequence ATGACGGCGTTCGAATCCAGACAACGACGATTCTTGGCGGAGATCAACGTCATTCCGCTGGTCGACGTCGTACTCGTGCTCCTGGTGATTTTTATGGTCACCGCGCCGATGCTGTACCGCGGTATGGACATCAATTTGCCGAAATCTGCGACCAACACGATCAAGCCAGAAATGCGCACCGTCCTCACGATCGAGAAGGATCAACGGCTGTACTTGGACAAGGACCCGGTGGGTGTGGCGCAGCTGGAGCAGAAACTGAAACTGCTGAAGCTGCAGCATCGGGATGTCTCGCTGTACTTGCGCGCTGATCGTGAGGTGCCCTACGGCATCGTCGTACAAGTGATGGACGGAGTAAAAAAGGCCGGCATCGAAAAGATCGGCATGGTGACTGAACAGGTTGGTGCCGAACGTGTCAGCGCTCCCCAGTTGATCCATACACCGTCTCGAAAGAGTTAG
- a CDS encoding MotA/TolQ/ExbB proton channel family protein produces the protein MFQTSTVELVGSLGLVSKSVLVLLFLFSVISWAIILFKWRVFRAADRGDQRFMALLAKTKDLGDLYRQIRKMEESPCGSLFEGTVERMGVASVDGKDGTGSAPIDRHLIERTAAHLSHSQLSRLEAYLPFLATTGNIAPFVGLLGTVLGIIDAFREIGAQGTASIAAVAPGVSEALIATAAGLFTAIPAVIAYNYFLTRIRRTAARMDTVTIELLAWLPASTSTKAKPTPVVMQA, from the coding sequence ATGTTTCAAACGAGTACCGTAGAGCTGGTGGGGTCACTCGGTCTGGTGTCGAAGAGCGTGCTCGTCTTGTTGTTCCTGTTCTCGGTGATCTCCTGGGCCATCATACTGTTCAAGTGGCGTGTGTTTCGCGCGGCCGACCGCGGGGATCAGCGCTTCATGGCGCTCTTGGCCAAAACCAAAGATCTCGGCGACCTCTATCGTCAGATCAGAAAGATGGAGGAAAGCCCCTGTGGAAGTCTGTTCGAAGGAACGGTCGAACGCATGGGAGTCGCAAGCGTCGACGGAAAAGACGGGACCGGTTCCGCACCGATTGATCGGCATCTGATCGAACGGACGGCGGCACATCTTTCTCATAGCCAACTCTCGCGGTTGGAAGCCTATCTTCCTTTTCTCGCCACCACCGGAAACATCGCGCCGTTTGTCGGCCTGCTGGGGACGGTGCTGGGGATCATCGATGCCTTCCGTGAGATCGGTGCGCAAGGGACGGCGAGTATCGCTGCGGTCGCTCCCGGGGTCTCAGAGGCGTTGATCGCCACCGCAGCCGGCTTGTTCACCGCAATTCCGGCCGTCATCGCGTACAACTACTTCCTCACCAGGATTCGACGAACTGCCGCACGAATGGATACGGTCACCATCGAACTACTGGCCTGGCTCCCGGCTTCCACCAGCACGAAGGCGAAACCAACTCCGGTGGTGATGCAAGCATGA
- a CDS encoding bifunctional nuclease family protein: MNTCRHLLCVGLLLLGVMSSDRPVAAETAATTPTDLVTIAEVKVRVTDHGPVVLLQAEGKAIPIFVDLTVALSIQAALIGDKLDRPMSHDLMSQILRTYGGKVTQTVITLKGGTYYGALTVAFRDDVKVFDSRSSDSIALAVHFKAPILVGRDLLNSAGRVLEKSKTEDL; this comes from the coding sequence ATGAACACGTGCCGTCATCTCCTGTGCGTGGGGCTGCTGCTCCTTGGTGTCATGTCGTCAGACAGACCGGTCGCAGCGGAGACCGCAGCGACGACCCCGACGGACCTCGTGACCATCGCCGAAGTCAAAGTGCGGGTGACCGACCACGGACCGGTGGTGCTGTTACAGGCGGAAGGGAAGGCGATTCCGATTTTCGTCGACCTGACGGTGGCCCTGTCGATTCAAGCCGCCTTGATCGGCGACAAACTGGATCGTCCGATGTCGCACGACTTGATGTCCCAGATTCTTCGGACGTATGGAGGAAAAGTCACACAAACCGTGATTACGTTGAAGGGAGGCACCTACTACGGGGCGCTGACGGTGGCATTTCGGGACGACGTGAAGGTCTTCGACAGTCGATCGTCGGATTCGATCGCGCTCGCCGTGCACTTCAAGGCGCCGATTCTCGTAGGACGGGATCTTCTCAATTCAGCCGGTCGGGTGCTCGAAAAGTCGAAAACCGAGGACCTCTGA
- a CDS encoding TonB family protein produces the protein MASQAYVQSALWFDHEDQVQFFRRLKRALLLSFVAHLIILLVVTVLRLPQRGERPLAAVEVSLVSMSTPAPVKQPEPVQPVAQPKQPASKSAPAPVVKDTSPARVPVPPAGHVARDVLRDLQLPPDAPKFGDLAPAKSVAVPQQEAKVKVPDLPRVPDPIQEPTATVSQPSKLSDDVDRELEEELKKVKQFTPAAKLEIPKEVKAPDQSMKPVAQQEAKVPTVQTPETTLKISGSSGSNPYWARVQAVISSNWEPPPIDVSGQTYTVTIKFRLQRDGTIKDVTIQKTSGNNYYDMAGQRAVLRPRQLPPFPPDMTEGYKDVEMVFRVGEPAG, from the coding sequence ATGGCCTCTCAGGCATACGTCCAATCGGCGCTGTGGTTCGATCACGAAGATCAGGTGCAGTTCTTCCGCCGGCTGAAACGGGCACTCCTCCTCTCGTTTGTCGCGCATCTCATCATCCTGCTGGTCGTTACGGTTCTTCGGCTGCCGCAGCGCGGCGAGCGACCGCTTGCTGCAGTCGAAGTGTCGCTCGTCAGCATGTCGACTCCCGCCCCGGTGAAACAGCCTGAACCGGTGCAACCCGTGGCCCAGCCCAAACAACCGGCATCGAAGTCTGCTCCCGCCCCCGTCGTCAAAGATACGAGTCCGGCCCGCGTGCCGGTACCTCCGGCGGGGCATGTGGCGCGTGACGTGCTCCGGGACCTCCAATTGCCGCCGGATGCGCCCAAGTTCGGCGATCTGGCTCCTGCGAAATCGGTGGCGGTGCCTCAGCAGGAAGCTAAGGTGAAAGTGCCGGACCTTCCTCGTGTTCCTGATCCAATCCAGGAGCCGACCGCCACGGTTTCTCAACCATCGAAGCTGAGCGATGATGTGGATCGGGAACTTGAGGAGGAGCTGAAGAAGGTAAAACAATTCACTCCGGCGGCTAAACTTGAGATTCCGAAAGAAGTCAAAGCGCCCGATCAGTCAATGAAGCCGGTTGCGCAGCAGGAAGCCAAAGTCCCGACGGTCCAGACTCCGGAGACCACACTCAAAATTTCTGGCTCGTCCGGCTCAAATCCATACTGGGCACGGGTTCAGGCTGTGATCAGCAGCAATTGGGAGCCGCCTCCGATCGATGTCTCAGGACAAACCTATACTGTGACCATCAAGTTTCGCCTGCAACGCGATGGCACGATCAAAGACGTGACGATTCAGAAGACTTCCGGTAATAATTATTACGACATGGCGGGCCAGCGGGCAGTCCTTCGGCCGCGTCAGTTACCACCGTTTCCGCCCGATATGACCGAGGGATATAAGGATGTGGAAATGGTATTCAGAGTAGGAGAGCCGGCGGGATGA